A section of the bacterium CG_4_10_14_0_2_um_filter_33_32 genome encodes:
- a CDS encoding methionine adenosyltransferase, with protein sequence MFKNIFTSESVTEGHPDKICDQISDAVLDEILKQDSEGRVACEVMASTNTIIVAGEITSKAKINPSEIAKQVLKDIGYTDENWGIDYKTCKVINLLNPQSPDIAQGVSKSNKDPYECIGAGDQGSVFGFACNETEEFMPLPITIAHKLTQRLASDRKNQEISWLRPDGKSQVSVEYFNSKPYQINNVVVSTQHNENIDYQLIKQIIKDKIIMSVLPPELIKDEISFYINPTGKFVCGGPKADAGLTGRKIMVDTYGGYARHGGGCFSGKDPTKVDRSGAYMARFIAKNLVANNLAEKIEIQISYVIGISHPVSVLVQSFGTSKKSDSELIKIINKNFDLRPAAIIERLELKNPIYTKTASYGHFGRTDISLPWEQIIDLDIH encoded by the coding sequence GTGTTTAAAAATATCTTTACTTCAGAATCAGTTACCGAAGGTCACCCCGATAAAATTTGCGATCAAATCTCAGATGCGGTTTTAGATGAAATTTTAAAACAAGATTCTGAAGGCAGGGTTGCCTGTGAAGTGATGGCTTCTACTAATACAATTATTGTTGCCGGAGAAATTACTTCAAAGGCAAAAATTAATCCAAGCGAAATAGCCAAGCAAGTTTTAAAAGATATTGGCTATACTGATGAGAATTGGGGGATTGATTATAAAACATGCAAGGTTATAAATTTACTAAATCCTCAATCACCGGATATTGCTCAAGGAGTTTCAAAATCAAATAAAGATCCTTACGAATGTATAGGAGCCGGAGACCAAGGATCAGTTTTTGGTTTTGCTTGTAATGAAACAGAAGAATTTATGCCTCTGCCTATTACCATTGCCCATAAATTGACTCAAAGATTAGCCTCGGATAGAAAAAACCAAGAAATATCTTGGCTTAGGCCTGATGGTAAATCTCAAGTTTCAGTAGAATATTTTAATAGCAAGCCTTATCAAATAAACAATGTAGTTGTTTCAACTCAGCATAACGAAAATATTGATTATCAATTAATAAAACAAATTATCAAAGACAAAATTATTATGTCTGTGCTGCCTCCAGAGTTAATAAAAGACGAGATTAGCTTTTATATAAACCCTACCGGAAAATTTGTTTGTGGCGGACCAAAAGCAGACGCTGGCTTAACGGGTAGAAAAATAATGGTTGATACTTATGGAGGATATGCAAGACATGGCGGCGGTTGTTTTTCCGGTAAAGATCCGACTAAAGTTGATAGGTCGGGTGCTTATATGGCAAGGTTTATTGCCAAAAATTTAGTTGCTAATAATTTAGCAGAAAAAATAGAAATTCAAATTTCTTATGTCATTGGAATTTCACATCCGGTTTCTGTTTTGGTTCAATCGTTCGGGACGTCTAAAAAATCAGACAGCGAATTAATAAAAATAATAAATAAGAATTTTGATTTACGGCCGGCCGCTATTATAGAAAGGCTTGAATTAAAAAATCCAATCTATACAAAAACGGCTTCCTATGGCCATTTTGGCCGAACTGATATCAGCTTACCTTGGGAGCAGATTATAGATTTAGATATTCATTAA